From the Hymenobacter yonginensis genome, one window contains:
- a CDS encoding MarR family winged helix-turn-helix transcriptional regulator, with amino-acid sequence MSDNPSLPSDETLLKLESQLCFPIYAVSRMLTKAYQPYLQELDLTYPQYLVLLLLWEHGELTVKALGDNLLLDSGTLTPLLKRLEQKQWVSRRRDPRDERSVIIGLLPAGRELQQRACHVPEALFARLGMSPAEFEALRTQLQQLLIRLS; translated from the coding sequence ATGAGCGACAATCCCTCCCTTCCTTCCGACGAAACGCTGCTGAAACTGGAAAGCCAGCTGTGCTTCCCGATCTATGCGGTTTCCAGGATGTTGACCAAGGCCTACCAGCCCTATCTGCAGGAGCTGGACCTTACCTATCCGCAATACCTAGTGCTGCTGCTGCTCTGGGAGCATGGCGAGCTGACCGTGAAGGCACTGGGCGACAACCTGCTGCTCGACTCGGGCACACTCACGCCGCTGCTCAAGCGGCTGGAGCAGAAGCAGTGGGTGAGCCGCCGCCGCGACCCGCGCGACGAGCGTTCCGTCATCATTGGCCTGCTGCCGGCCGGCCGCGAGCTGCAGCAGCGCGCCTGCCACGTTCCGGAGGCCCTATTCGCCAGGCTGGGCATGTCGCCCGCCGAGTTTGAGGCCCTGCGCACCCAGCTTCAACAACTACTCATTCGGCTGTCCTGA
- a CDS encoding RecQ family ATP-dependent DNA helicase — protein MPEHATDDILHVLRQHWGHAAFRPLQEDIIRSVLAGQDTLALLPTGGGKSICFQVPALARPGLCVVVSPLIALMKDQVENLRKRGIKAEAVFSGMSHQEIDQTLDNCVYGPVKFLYVSPERLQTDMFRARVGRMKVSLLAIDEAHCLSQWGYDFRPPYLQIAALRELLPGVPCIALTATATEQVKLDIVEKLLFRLGHRVFQQSFARPNLSYSALATEDKLRRLLEVVRGVGAGKTSIVYARTRRQTEDTAAYLQQQGVRAAVYHAGLPSDQRTRTQQDWMQNRIHCIVATNAFGMGIDKPDVRLVVHLEAPDNLEAYYQEAGRAGRDEKYAFAVLLQGPNDAAELRRRTQQAYPPLDTVRRVYQALANFSRTAVGGGELVAFDFDIQHFAETYRIKALDAHNSLRTLAREGFVQLNEAVNTPARVHIPIDHQDLYRFQVANAQHDQLIKSLLRFNGGELFSGFQRISENSLAQHLKLSVVDVRKTLVFLHRSGIIQYQPRQESPQALFTTPRFDADKLPLDQKRLTQARDLALHKTEAVVRYAAGGRCRQQLLLEYFGELDAPPCRVCDFCLAEKKARQAPASSADLRQQLLNLLKATPQTPREILAQFAPGQATAVTEQLRELVELGELAYAPDGRLG, from the coding sequence GGATACGCTGGCGCTGCTGCCTACCGGCGGCGGCAAAAGCATCTGCTTCCAGGTGCCGGCGTTGGCCCGGCCGGGGCTGTGCGTGGTGGTGTCGCCGCTGATTGCGCTGATGAAGGACCAGGTGGAAAACCTGCGCAAGCGCGGCATCAAGGCCGAGGCGGTGTTTTCGGGCATGAGCCACCAGGAAATCGACCAGACCCTGGACAACTGCGTGTACGGGCCGGTGAAGTTTCTGTACGTGAGCCCCGAGCGGCTGCAGACCGACATGTTCCGGGCCCGGGTGGGCCGCATGAAGGTGAGTCTGCTGGCCATCGACGAGGCCCACTGCCTGTCGCAGTGGGGCTACGATTTCCGGCCGCCGTATCTGCAGATTGCGGCGCTGCGTGAGCTGCTGCCCGGTGTGCCGTGCATTGCCCTCACGGCCACGGCCACCGAGCAGGTGAAGCTGGATATCGTGGAAAAGCTGCTGTTCCGGCTCGGCCACCGCGTGTTTCAGCAGAGCTTTGCCCGTCCCAACCTGTCGTATTCGGCGCTGGCTACCGAGGACAAGCTGCGCCGGCTGCTGGAAGTGGTGCGGGGCGTGGGGGCCGGCAAAACCAGTATCGTGTACGCCCGCACCCGCCGCCAGACCGAAGACACGGCCGCCTACCTGCAGCAGCAGGGCGTGCGCGCCGCCGTCTACCACGCCGGCCTGCCCAGTGACCAGCGCACCCGCACCCAGCAGGACTGGATGCAGAACCGCATCCACTGCATCGTAGCTACCAACGCCTTCGGGATGGGCATCGACAAGCCCGACGTGCGGCTGGTGGTACACCTGGAGGCGCCCGACAACCTGGAGGCCTACTACCAGGAAGCCGGCCGCGCCGGCCGCGACGAGAAATACGCCTTTGCCGTGCTGCTGCAGGGCCCCAACGATGCCGCCGAGCTGCGCCGCCGCACCCAGCAGGCCTACCCGCCGCTGGACACCGTGCGCCGCGTGTACCAGGCGCTGGCTAACTTCTCGCGCACGGCCGTAGGCGGCGGCGAGCTGGTAGCCTTCGACTTCGACATTCAGCACTTCGCCGAAACCTACCGCATCAAGGCCCTCGACGCCCACAACAGCCTCCGCACCCTGGCCCGGGAAGGCTTTGTGCAGCTGAACGAGGCCGTGAACACGCCTGCCCGGGTCCACATCCCCATCGACCACCAGGACCTGTACCGGTTTCAGGTGGCCAACGCCCAGCACGACCAGCTCATCAAGAGTCTGCTGCGCTTCAACGGCGGGGAGCTGTTCAGCGGGTTTCAGCGGATTTCGGAAAACAGCCTGGCGCAGCACCTCAAGCTTAGCGTGGTGGACGTGCGCAAAACGCTGGTATTCCTGCACCGCTCGGGCATTATTCAGTACCAGCCGCGGCAGGAGTCGCCGCAGGCCCTGTTCACTACCCCGCGCTTCGATGCCGACAAGCTGCCGCTAGACCAGAAGCGCCTGACGCAGGCCCGCGACCTGGCCCTGCACAAAACCGAGGCTGTGGTGCGCTACGCCGCCGGAGGACGCTGCCGCCAGCAGCTGCTACTAGAGTATTTCGGCGAGCTGGACGCGCCGCCCTGCCGCGTCTGCGACTTCTGCCTGGCCGAGAAGAAAGCACGCCAGGCGCCCGCCTCGTCCGCCGACCTGCGCCAGCAGCTGCTCAATCTGCTCAAAGCCACGCCCCAAACGCCCCGCGAAATCCTCGCGCAGTTCGCGCCCGGCCAAGCCACGGCCGTCACGGAGCAGCTGCGGGAGCTGGTGGAGCTGGGCGAGCTGGCGTACGCGCCGGATGGGCGGCTGGGGTAG
- a CDS encoding rhodanese-like domain-containing protein has translation MADITPAELKQRQAAGEKPTIIDVREPWENEEGRIEGSQNIPLNTLPQKLEELEDLKDQEIIVHCKSGGRSTSAKAYLTQQGFMQVRNLLGGFQAYQQA, from the coding sequence ATGGCCGATATAACTCCTGCCGAGCTAAAACAACGCCAGGCCGCTGGCGAAAAACCTACCATTATTGACGTGCGCGAGCCCTGGGAAAACGAGGAAGGCCGCATCGAAGGCAGCCAGAATATCCCGCTTAACACGCTGCCCCAGAAGCTGGAAGAGCTGGAAGACCTCAAAGACCAGGAAATCATTGTGCACTGCAAAAGCGGCGGCCGCTCCACCTCGGCCAAAGCGTACCTCACCCAGCAGGGCTTTATGCAGGTTCGCAACCTGCTCGGCGGCTTCCAGGCCTACCAGCAGGCGTAG
- a CDS encoding putative quinol monooxygenase, protein MANQAEIYCVAAEWLVPTEHIDTVRDLLMQAAAAVRQHEPGNLLYIAHESADEPGRFFVYEQYANQEAQIAHRAAPHFQDLVLGRIVPLLAERKTSFYRLLPVQGK, encoded by the coding sequence ATGGCAAACCAAGCTGAAATCTATTGCGTGGCCGCCGAGTGGCTGGTGCCCACCGAGCACATCGACACCGTGCGCGACCTGCTGATGCAAGCTGCCGCCGCCGTGCGCCAGCACGAGCCCGGCAACCTGCTCTACATTGCCCACGAGTCGGCCGACGAGCCCGGGCGCTTCTTCGTGTATGAGCAGTACGCCAACCAGGAAGCCCAGATTGCGCACCGCGCCGCGCCCCATTTCCAGGACCTCGTGCTGGGCCGGATAGTGCCGCTGCTGGCCGAGCGCAAAACATCTTTCTACCGCCTGCTGCCCGTCCAGGGCAAGTAA
- a CDS encoding type 1 glutamine amidotransferase domain-containing protein gives MNILMVLTSHDQLGDTGHKTGFWLEEFAAPYYVFKDAGATLTLASPAGGQPPLDPKSDDPSAQTDATKRFKADTDAQQALASTVKLDTVNAADFDAVFYPGGHGPLWDLAEDKKSIELIENFYAAGKPVAAVCHAPGVLRHVKDANGEPLVKGKSVAGFTNTEEEAVQLTNVVPFLVEDMLKQNGGDYSKGADWAPYVVKAGNLITGQNPASSEPAAEELLKLLKK, from the coding sequence ATGAACATTCTGATGGTATTGACGTCCCACGACCAGTTGGGCGACACAGGACATAAAACCGGCTTCTGGCTGGAAGAATTTGCCGCTCCCTACTACGTGTTCAAGGATGCCGGCGCCACGCTCACCCTGGCCTCGCCGGCCGGTGGCCAGCCGCCCCTCGACCCTAAGAGCGACGACCCCAGCGCCCAGACCGACGCCACCAAGCGCTTCAAAGCCGACACCGACGCCCAGCAGGCCCTGGCCAGCACCGTGAAGCTGGACACGGTAAACGCTGCTGATTTCGACGCCGTGTTCTACCCCGGCGGCCACGGCCCGCTGTGGGATTTGGCCGAGGACAAAAAGTCCATCGAGCTGATTGAGAACTTCTACGCCGCCGGCAAACCGGTAGCGGCCGTATGCCACGCCCCCGGCGTGCTGCGCCACGTGAAAGACGCCAACGGCGAGCCGCTGGTGAAAGGCAAATCGGTAGCGGGCTTCACAAATACCGAGGAAGAAGCCGTGCAGCTGACCAACGTGGTGCCTTTCCTGGTGGAAGACATGCTGAAGCAGAACGGCGGCGACTACTCCAAAGGCGCCGACTGGGCTCCTTACGTAGTGAAAGCCGGCAACCTGATTACCGGCCAAAACCCCGCCTCGTCGGAGCCGGCCGCTGAGGAGCTGCTGAAACTGCTGAAGAAATAA
- a CDS encoding NADP-dependent oxidoreductase, producing the protein MKTQAIVLASRPQGTPTAEQFRFETLELPPLAAGQVLLKTRYVSVDPYMRGRMSAAKSYVAPFEVGQPIAGGVVAEVVESQSDALPVGSVVVGNLPWQQHSVADGKSLNRIPTDKAPVSYFLGLLGMPGLTAYFGLLDICQPKAGETVVVSGAAGAVGMVVGQLAKIQGCRVIGTAGSDEKVAYLKELGFDEAINYKTANIAEALAAAAPNGVDCYFDNVGGPITDAVYDLLNKHARIALCGQISTYNTTEAPVGLRPEGKLLKTSTKLQGFIVSDYLPQWPEGVAKLTEWYGQGKLKFEETITDGFDQIPAAFLGLFQGDNTGKAIVNVA; encoded by the coding sequence ATGAAAACCCAAGCCATTGTGCTGGCCAGCCGCCCCCAGGGCACGCCGACCGCCGAACAGTTCCGATTTGAAACGCTGGAGCTGCCGCCGCTGGCGGCCGGCCAGGTGCTGCTGAAAACCCGCTACGTGTCGGTTGACCCGTACATGCGCGGCCGGATGAGCGCCGCCAAGTCGTATGTGGCGCCGTTTGAGGTGGGCCAGCCGATTGCGGGTGGCGTGGTGGCCGAGGTAGTGGAAAGCCAGTCCGACGCGCTGCCCGTGGGCAGCGTAGTGGTGGGCAACCTGCCCTGGCAGCAGCACAGCGTTGCGGACGGCAAAAGCCTGAACCGGATTCCGACCGACAAGGCGCCGGTGAGCTACTTCCTGGGGCTGCTGGGCATGCCCGGCCTCACGGCCTACTTCGGGCTGCTCGATATCTGCCAGCCCAAAGCGGGCGAAACGGTAGTGGTATCGGGCGCGGCCGGCGCGGTGGGCATGGTGGTAGGCCAGCTGGCCAAAATCCAGGGCTGCCGCGTGATTGGCACCGCCGGCTCCGACGAGAAAGTGGCCTACCTGAAAGAGCTGGGCTTCGATGAAGCCATCAACTACAAAACCGCCAACATTGCCGAAGCCCTGGCCGCCGCCGCCCCCAATGGCGTCGACTGCTACTTCGACAACGTGGGCGGCCCCATCACCGACGCCGTGTACGACCTGCTGAACAAGCACGCTCGTATTGCGCTCTGCGGCCAGATTTCCACCTACAACACCACCGAAGCACCCGTAGGCCTGCGCCCCGAGGGCAAGCTGCTCAAAACCAGCACCAAGCTGCAGGGCTTCATCGTGAGCGACTACCTGCCGCAGTGGCCCGAAGGCGTGGCCAAGCTCACGGAGTGGTATGGCCAGGGCAAGCTGAAGTTCGAGGAAACCATCACCGACGGCTTCGACCAGATTCCGGCGGCGTTCCTGGGCTTGTTTCAGGGCGACAACACCGGCAAGGCCATCGTGAATGTAGCCTAG
- a CDS encoding T9SS type A sorting domain-containing protein: protein MMYSKVLRVSVLSILGVLPLATVAQELHSLGTDPGRTAPAARPATAQRGQALTLPFFDDFTTPQEGTPKATNWLPGGGVLVNNRFPLAPPTRGVATFDGQQANGRPYGSGYSDIDSLVSQPIDLSGRTATDRLYLGFYWQAGNIFRRPSANSGTAAVQLQLEFKDQNGLWVPVWTRRSDGTREAFRRKFVAIDQARFLHGSFQFRFRAKGSLANNDDSWSIDYVKLAPVRVRADSLYQDVATSRPLSSLLARGTAMPVGQFNAAPNPTALLNPATFTTINNLSDSGFPVPGRWVGQLDVLPSGPSALFRTTDFVSLSSPQFQFRIEGDLRSSPLPVSAAAKTVRHRLTLITNEANTDPRTMPNDTISRVTELSDYFAYDDGTAEAFVSVPPSTLNQSYYALQFDLNKPDQVRSIRISPAYPSAAGRTITVNVWDADPANGAPTRQPKATQSVQIPASLPAGQTFMEVAFAAPVPVSGRFYAGYGHGLITTPLGINIDLNNVPPTNAFWQFTRNVWEPRPTVSPDVPPQYEGWALMLRPVMTNTVLSSAPASVADSYSLYPNPATQGQVRVQGRYARAQVLDALGRVAWQQPASQHGQPLLELGTLPAGLYLVQLTLADGLIVSKRLILNK, encoded by the coding sequence ATGATGTATTCCAAAGTTCTACGCGTTTCTGTCTTATCGATTCTGGGTGTGCTGCCCCTGGCCACGGTGGCGCAGGAGCTGCACTCGCTGGGCACCGACCCGGGCCGCACGGCGCCGGCCGCACGGCCCGCCACCGCCCAGCGCGGGCAGGCCCTGACGCTGCCCTTCTTCGACGACTTCACGACGCCCCAGGAAGGCACGCCCAAAGCGACGAACTGGCTGCCCGGCGGCGGGGTGCTCGTCAACAACCGGTTTCCGCTGGCGCCGCCCACCCGCGGCGTGGCCACCTTCGACGGGCAGCAGGCCAACGGCCGCCCCTACGGCAGCGGCTACAGCGACATCGACTCGCTGGTGTCGCAGCCCATCGACCTGAGCGGCCGCACCGCCACCGACCGGCTGTATCTGGGCTTTTACTGGCAGGCGGGCAACATTTTCCGGCGGCCGTCGGCCAACTCCGGCACGGCCGCGGTGCAGCTGCAGCTGGAGTTCAAAGACCAGAACGGCCTGTGGGTGCCGGTCTGGACGCGCCGCAGCGACGGCACGCGCGAAGCCTTCCGGCGCAAGTTTGTGGCCATTGATCAGGCGCGGTTTCTGCACGGCAGCTTCCAGTTCCGGTTTCGGGCCAAGGGCAGCCTGGCCAACAACGACGACTCCTGGAGCATCGACTACGTGAAGCTGGCCCCGGTGCGGGTGCGCGCCGACTCACTGTACCAGGACGTGGCTACCAGCCGCCCGCTGAGCAGCTTGCTGGCCCGCGGCACGGCCATGCCAGTGGGGCAGTTCAACGCCGCCCCCAACCCGACCGCGCTACTAAACCCAGCCACGTTCACCACCATCAACAACCTCTCCGACAGCGGCTTTCCGGTGCCCGGCCGCTGGGTGGGTCAGCTGGACGTGCTGCCCAGCGGCCCGTCGGCGCTGTTCCGCACTACCGATTTCGTTTCGCTGAGCAGCCCTCAGTTTCAGTTTCGGATTGAGGGCGACCTGCGCAGCAGCCCGCTGCCGGTGTCGGCGGCGGCCAAAACGGTGCGGCACCGGCTCACGCTCATCACCAACGAAGCCAACACCGACCCGCGCACCATGCCCAACGATACCATCTCGCGCGTGACCGAGCTGAGCGACTATTTCGCTTACGACGATGGCACGGCCGAAGCCTTCGTGAGTGTGCCGCCTTCTACCCTCAATCAGAGCTACTACGCCCTGCAGTTCGACCTCAACAAGCCCGACCAGGTACGCAGCATCCGCATTTCGCCGGCGTATCCGAGTGCGGCGGGCCGCACCATCACGGTGAACGTGTGGGACGCCGACCCGGCCAATGGTGCGCCCACGCGCCAGCCCAAGGCCACGCAGAGTGTGCAGATTCCGGCCTCGCTGCCGGCGGGGCAGACGTTTATGGAAGTTGCATTTGCGGCGCCGGTGCCGGTGAGCGGGCGGTTTTATGCCGGCTACGGCCACGGCCTCATCACCACGCCGCTTGGTATCAATATTGACCTCAACAATGTGCCGCCCACGAATGCCTTCTGGCAGTTCACCCGCAACGTGTGGGAGCCGAGGCCCACGGTTTCGCCGGATGTGCCGCCGCAGTATGAGGGCTGGGCCCTGATGCTGCGCCCGGTGATGACCAACACGGTGCTCAGCAGCGCCCCGGCGTCGGTGGCCGACTCGTACAGCCTCTACCCCAACCCCGCCACGCAGGGGCAGGTGCGGGTGCAGGGCCGCTACGCCCGCGCCCAGGTGCTCGATGCGCTGGGCCGCGTCGCCTGGCAGCAGCCCGCCAGCCAGCACGGCCAGCCCCTGCTGGAGCTAGGCACGCTGCCCGCCGGCCTCTACCTGGTGCAGCTGACACTGGCCGATGGCCTGATCGTGAGCAAGCGCCTGATACTGAACAAATAG
- a CDS encoding organic hydroperoxide resistance protein translates to MKINKVFTAQAKAKGGRDGQVTSKDEVINIPLSTPKEMGGPGKPNSTNPEQLFAAAYASCFEGALGVAARQAKVKLDGVTVEALIGFGQAEDGGYGISADLHINIPGVEQAQAEELVQAAHGICPYSRATRGNIEVNLTTTTEAA, encoded by the coding sequence ATGAAAATCAACAAAGTCTTCACCGCACAGGCAAAAGCTAAAGGTGGCCGCGACGGCCAGGTTACGTCCAAAGATGAGGTAATCAACATTCCGCTGAGCACGCCCAAGGAAATGGGCGGCCCCGGCAAGCCGAACTCCACCAACCCCGAGCAGCTGTTTGCCGCCGCCTATGCCTCGTGCTTCGAGGGTGCGCTGGGCGTAGCCGCCCGCCAGGCCAAGGTGAAGCTCGACGGCGTGACGGTGGAAGCCCTGATTGGTTTCGGCCAGGCGGAAGACGGCGGCTACGGCATTTCGGCCGATCTGCACATCAACATCCCCGGCGTAGAGCAGGCCCAGGCCGAAGAGCTGGTGCAGGCCGCCCACGGCATCTGCCCCTACTCGCGCGCTACCCGCGGCAACATCGAGGTGAACCTGACCACCACCACCGAAGCCGCGTAA